In a single window of the Raphanus sativus cultivar WK10039 chromosome 9, ASM80110v3, whole genome shotgun sequence genome:
- the LOC108823309 gene encoding EP1-like glycoprotein 3: protein MKFPITFSLCFTLSIFLIGAYAKVPVDEQFRVVNEGGYTDYSPIEYNPDVRGFQPFNDNFRLCFYNTTPNAYTLALRIGNRAQESTLRWVWEANRGSPVKENATLTFGEDGNLVLADSDGRLVWQTNTANKGAVGIKILENGNMVIYDANGKFIWQSFDSPTDTLLVGQSLKRNGRNKLVSRLSPSVNTNGPYSLVMEDKKLVLYYTTSRTPKPIVYYDYEFFTKITQLQSMTFQAVEDSDTTWGLHMEGVDSGSQFNVSTFLSRPKHNATLSFIRLESDGNVRVWSYSTLATSTAWDVTYTAFTNDDTDGNDECRIPEHCLDFGLCKKGQCNACPTDKGLLGWDETCKTPSLTSCDPKTFHYFKIEGADSFMTKYNGGSSATEKACGDKCTSDCKCLGFFYNRKSSRCWLGYELKTMIRTGDASLVAFVKAPNAIKKSVL, encoded by the exons atgaaattccCAATCACATTTTCTCTCTGCTTCACTCTCTCCATTTTCTTGATCGGAGCATACGCAAAAGTCCCCGTCGACGAGCAGTTCCGAGTGGTCAACGAAGGAGGCTACACCGACTACAGTCCCATCGAATACAACCCCGACGTACGTGGCTTCCAACCCTTCAACGACAACTTCCGTCTATGTTTCTACAACACAACCCCAAACGCGTACACACTCGCTCTCAGAATCGGAAACAGAGCTCAAGAATCAACTCTCCGATGGGTATGGGAAGCAAACAGAGGCTCGCCGGTCAAAGAAAACGCAACGTTGACTTTCGGTGAAGACGGAAACCTCGTACTCGCCGACTCCGATGGTCGCCTTGTCTGGCAAACGAACACGGCTAACAAAGGTGCCGTGGGGATCAAGATCTTGGAGAATGGCAATATGGTAATATACGATGCCAACGGAAAATTCATATGGCAGAGCTTTGATTCTCCTACCGACACACTTCTTGTCGGACAATCACTTAAACGCAACG GACGGAACAAGCTAGTTAGCAGACTGTCTCCATCGGTTAACACAAATGGACCGTACAGTCTTGTGATGGAAGACAAGAAGTTAGTTTTATACTACACGACAAGCAGAACTCCAAAACCTATCGTTTATTACGACTACGAATTCTTCACCAAGATCACTCAGCTACAATCCATGACGTTCCAAGCCGTGGAAGATTCAGACACCACTTGGGGTCTGCACATGGAAGGTGTTGACTCTGGTTCTCAGTTCAACGTCTCAACGTTCCTATCACGTCCCAAACACAACGCCACGTTGAGTTTCATTAGGCTAGAATCAGACGGTAACGTTAGAGTTTGGAGTTACAGCACGTTGGCGACTTCAACGGCTTGGGACGTAACCTACACGGCGTTTACTAACGACGATACCGACGGTAACGACGAGTGTAGAATCCCTGAGCATTGTTTAGACTTTGGTTTGTGTAAGAAAGGTCAGTGTAACGCTTGTCCCACCGACAAAGGACTTCTTGGTTGGGACGAGACTTGTAAGACTCCGAGTCTCACGAGTTGCGATCCCAAGACGTTTCATTATTTCAAGATCGAAGGAGCTGATAGTTTCATGACTAAGTACAACGGTGGCTCGTCGGCGACAGAGAAAGCCTGCGGGGACAAGTGTACGAGTGATTGTAAGTGTTTAGGGTTTTTCTACAACAGGAAGAGTTCAAGGTGTTGGTTGGGTTATGAGCTCAAGACAATGATTAGAACCGGAGATGCTTCGCTGGTTGCATTTGTCAAGGCTCCTAATGCTATCAAGAAGTCAGTTCTTTGA
- the LOC108827306 gene encoding uncharacterized membrane protein At1g16860, producing the protein MGSRYASHQLSNGLFVSGRPEQPKEKPPTMSSVAMPYTGGDIKKSGELGKMFDIPTDGTKSRKSGPITGGSSRSGQQPGPGGPNATGRMSGSLASAGSNSMKKTNSGPLSKHGEPLKKSSGPQSGGVTRQNSGPIPILPTTGLITSGPITSGPLNSSGAPRKISGPLDYSGSMKTHHTTTTSVIHNQAVTTLAPEDDFSCMKSFPKPVMWLVILIFVMGFLAGGFILGAVHNAILLIVVAVLFAVVAALFFWNISCERRGITDFIARYPDADLRTAKNGQYVKVTGVVTCGNVPLESSFHRVPRCVYTSTCLYEYRGWGSKPANASHRRFTWGLRSAERHVVDFYISDFQSGLRALVKTGNGAKVTPIVDDSVVIDFKPGSEQASPDFVRWLGQKNLSNDERVMRLKEGYIKEGSTVSVIGVVQRNESVLMIVPTTEPLAAGWQWSKCTFPASLEGIVLRCEDSSNVDAIPV; encoded by the exons ATGGGTTCGAGATACGCATCTCACCAGCTCAGCAACGGGCTGTTTGTGTCCGGTAGGCCGGAGCAACCCAAAGAAAAGCCTCCGACGATGAGCTCAGTAGCCATGCCTTACACCGGCGGTGACATCAAGAAATCAGGAGAGCTAGGAAAAATGTTCGACATTCCCACGGATGGGACTAAGTCAAGGAAGTCTGGTCCAATCACCGGAGGTTCTTCGAGAAGCGGACAGCAGCCTGGTCCGGGCGGGCCTAACGCAACTGGTCGTATGTCTGGCTCTTTAGCTTCCGCTGGTTCAAACTCAATGAAGAAAACAAACTCCGGCCCTTTGTCTAAACACGGTGAGCCGTTAAAGAAATCATCCGGTCCCCAATCTGGTGGAGTAACAAGACAAAACTCCGGTCCTATCCCTATACTCCCAACCACAGGTCTCATAACATCCGGTCCCATCACTTCAGGGCCTTTGAACTCATCCGGGGCTCCTAGGAAGATATCAGGTCCTCTAGACTACTCCGGTTCGATGAAGACGCATCATACTACGACAACTTCCGTTATCCATAACCAGGCGGTGACCACCCTTGCTCCTGAAGATGACTTCTCCTGCATGAAGAGCTTCCCCAAGCCTGTGATGTGGCTGGTTATACTTATATTCGTGATGGGGTTCCTCGCTGGAGGCTTCATTCTCGGAGCGGTTCACAATGCTATTCTCCTCATTGTCGTGGCGGTCTTGTTCGCAGTTGTTGCCGCGCTCTTCTTTTGGAACATATCTTGTGAGAGACGTGGCATCACTGATTTCATCGCTCGTTATCCTGATGCTGATCTTAGAACCGCTAAAAACGGTCAATACGTGAAGGTCACTGGG GTTGTCACCTGTGGTAACGTGCCGCTTGAGTCATCGTTCCATAGAGTTCCCAGGTGTGTTTACACGTCTACTTGTCTATATGAGTACCGTGGATGGGGTTCGAAGCCAGCCAATGCTTCACACCGCCGCTTCACATGGGGACTCAGATCAGCAGAG AGGCATGTGGTGGACTTCTACATCTCTGACTTCCAGTCTGGTCTTAGAGCATTGGTGAAGACTGGAAACGGTGCAAAGGTAACACCTATTGTTGATGACTCTGTCGTCATAGACTTCAAGCCAGGAAGCGAGCAAGCGTCTCCAGATTTCGTAAGGTGGTTGGGTCAGAAGAATCTATCCAATGATGAACGTGTAATGCGGCTAAAAGAAGG GTATATCAAAGAAGGAAGCACGGTGAGTGTGATAGGAGTGGTGCAGAGAAACGAGAGCGTGCTAATGATAGTTCCAACGACGGAGCCGTTAGCTGCTGGTTGGCAATGGAGTAAGTGCACATTCCCTGCAAGCCTTGAAGGGATTGTATTGAGATGTGAAGATTCATCGAACGTAGACGCCATTCCTGTCTAA
- the LOC108827308 gene encoding uncharacterized protein LOC108827308: MARSSSPSLSLSRCRFAAVSLLPSSRTIFFRSQSSNRRSNLGELIEIDIAASQSQSQSQSDPLSQKLEDAVHRIMVRRAAPDWLPFLPGASYWVPPRRSQTHGIAKLVEKLANPIGDEESISISSGRGWPSSDYFIKGVQPESVETEMASGTASEDEEG, translated from the exons atggCTCGATCTTCGTCTCCgtcactttctctctctaggtGCCGATTCGCCGCGGTTTCGCTCCTCCCTTCGTCTCGGACCATCTTCTTCCGATCTCAATCCTCGAACCGCCGCTCTAACCTCGGGGAGCTAATTGAGATCGACATCGCCGCGTCGCAGTCGCAGTCTCAATCGCAATCGGATCCTCTTTCGCAGAAGCTGGAGGACGCCGTGCACAGGATAATGGTGCGCCGAGCCGCGCCCGATTGGCTGCCTTTCCTTCCCGGCGCTTCGTATTGGGTCCCGCCTCGTAGATCCCAGACTCACGGGATCGCTAAGCTCGTCGAGAAGCTGGCGAATCCCATCGGTGATGAGGAGTCTATCTCTATCTCGTCTGGTCGTGGATGGCCTTCCTCCGATTACTTCATCAAAG gTGTACAGCctgaatcggtggagacggagaTGGCTTCAGGTACTGCATCTGAGGATGAGGAAGGGTAA
- the LOC108827310 gene encoding ubiquitin-conjugating enzyme E2 36, whose protein sequence is MANSSNLPKRIIKETQRLLSEPAPGISASPSEDNMRYFNVMVLGPSQSPYEGGVFKLELFLPEDYPMSAPKVRFLTKIYHPNIDKLGRICLDILKDKWSPALQIRTVLLSIQALLSAPNPDDPLSENIAKHWKSNEAEAVETAKEWTRLYASGA, encoded by the exons ATGGCCAACAGCAGTAATCTGCCAAAAAGAATCATCAAG GAAACTCAACGCCTGCTCAGTGAACCTG cTCCAGGGATAAGTGCATCTCCATCTGAGGATAACATGCGATACTTCAACGTCATGGTTCTTGGTCCTTCTCAATCACCTTATGAAG GAGGAGTTTTCAAGTTGGAGCTCTTTTTACCTGAAGATTACCCTATGTCAGCCCCCAAG GTTAGGTTTCTCACCAAGATTTACCATCCTAACATTGATAAG CTTGGAAGAATCTGTCTTGATATTCTGAAAGACAAATGGAGCCCTGCTCTACAAATACGAACAGTGCTCTTGAG TATTCAAGCTCTTCTGAGTGCACCAAACCCTGATGATCCATTGTCTGAGAACATCGCTAAGCATTGGAAGAGTAATGAGGCAGAAGCTGTGGAAACAG CTAAAGAATGGACCCGTCTTTACGCAAGCGGCGCATGA
- the LOC108828574 gene encoding V-type proton ATPase catalytic subunit A: protein MPAFYGGKLTTFEDDEKESEYGYVRKVSGPVVVADGMAGAAMYELVRVGNDNLIGEIIRLEGDSATIQVYEETAGLTVNDPVLRTHKPLSVELGPGILGNIFDGIQRPLKTIAKRSGDVYIPRGVSVPALDKDCLWEFQPNEFVEGDTITGGDLYATVFENTLMTHRVALPPDAMGKITYLAPAGQYSLKDTVLELEFQGVKKSYTMLQSWPVRTPRPVASKLAADTPLLTGQRVLDALFPSVLGGTCAIPGAFGCGKTVISQALSKYSNSDAVVYVGCGERGNEMAEVLMDFPQLTMTLPDGREESVMKRTTLVANTSNMPVAAREASIYTGITIAEYFRDMGMNVSMMADSTSRWAEALREISGRLAEMPADSGYPAYLAARLASFYERAGKVKCLGGPERDGSVTIVGAVSPPGGDFSDPVTSATLSIVQVFWGLDKKLAQRKHFPSVNWLISYSKYSTALESFYEKFDPDFINIRTKAREVLQREDDLNEIVQLVGKDALAEGDKITLETAKLLREDYLAQNAFTPYDKFCPFYKSVWMMRNIIHFYNLANQAVERAAGMDGQKITYTLIKHRLGDLFYRLVSQKFEDPAEGEAALVAKFKKLYEDLTAGFRALEDETR from the exons ATGCCGGCGTTTTACGGAGGAAAGCTCACAACCTTCGAGGATGATGAGAAGGAGAGCGAGTATGGTTACGTTCGCaag GTTTCAGGGCCCGTCGTTGTTGCCGATGGTATGGCCGGTGCTGCTATGTACGAGTTAGTGCGTGTTGGTAATGATAATCTTATTGGAGAAATCATCCGTCTTGAAGGAGATTCCGCCACCATTCAAG TTTACGAGGAGACAGCTGGATTGACGGTTAATGATCCTGTTCTTCGAACACACAAG CCTCTTTCTGTGGAGCTTGGACCAGGAATATTGGGAAACATCTTCGATGGAATTCAG AGGCCTTTGAAGACTATTGCGAAAAGATCTGGTGATGTGTACATCCCTCGTGGTGTCTCTGTTCCAGCTCTTGACAAAGATTGTCTTTGGGAGTTCCAGCCCAATGAATTTG TCGAGGGAGACACAATAACTGGTGGTGACTTGTATGCT ACCGTCTTCGAGAACACTTTGATGACACACCGTGTTGCCCTTCCTCCTGATGCCATGGGGAAGATCACTTACCTTGCTCCAGCTGGTCAATATTCCCTTAAG GATACAGTGCTAGAGCTTGAATTCCAGGGGGTTAAGAAGTCGTACACCATGCTTCAG AGCTGGCCTGTACGTACGCCTAGGCCAGTTGCGTCAAAACTTGCTGCCGATACTCCTCTACTTACGGGGCAG CGTGTCCTTGATGCTCTTTTCCCCTCGGTTCTTGGTGGAACTTGTGCTATTCCTGGTGCTTTTGGCTGTGGTAAAACTGTTATCAGTCAGGCACTATCCAAG TACTCCAACTCCGATGCTGTTGTTTACGTTGGTTGTGGAGAGAGAGGAAATGAAATGGCTGAG GTGCTTATGGACTTCCCACAATTGACAATGACGTTGCCTGATGGTCGTGAGGAATCTGTCATGAAACGTACCACACTGGTTGCCAACACCTCTAACATGCCTGTGGCTGCTCGTGAAGCCTCAATTTACACAG GAATCACCATCGCTGAATATTTTAGAGATATGGGAATGAATGTGAGTATGATGGCAGACTCGACTTCCCGTTGGGCAGAAGCATTGAGAGAAATTTCAGGACGTCTG GCTGAAATGCCTGCGGACAGTGGATACCCTGCTTATCTAGCAGCACGTTTAGCGTCCTTCTACGAACGTGCTGGTAAAGTGAAATGTCTCGGTGGACCAGAGCGTGATGGAAGTGTCACAATCGTTGGCGCTGTTTCACCTCCTGGTGGAGACTTTTCAGATCCTGTGACGTCTGCTACCCTCAGTATTGTGCAG GTCTTCTGGGGTTTGGACAAAAAGCTTGCACAGAGAAAGCATTTCCCTTCTGTTAATTGGTTGATTTCCTACTCAAAGTATTCAACG GCATTGGAATCTTTCTATGAGAAGTTCGATCCAGATTTCATCAACATCAGGACAAAGGCCAGAGAGGTGTTGCAGAGGGAAGATGATCTTAATGAAATTGTCCAG CTTGTGGGAAAAGATGCGCTAGCGGAAGGTGACAAGATCACCTTGGAAACAGCCAAGCTATTGAGAGAAGACTACCTTGCTCAAAACGCCTTCACACC ATATGATAAGTTCTGTCCTTTCTACAAGTCTGTGTGGATGATGCGTAACATTATCCATTTCTACAACCTAGCCAATCAG GCGGTTGAAAGAGCAGCTGGAATGGACGGTCAAAAGATTACCTACACTCTCATCAAGCATCGCCTGGGAGATCTTTTCTACCGTTTAGT GTCACAGAAGTTCGAAGATCCAGCAGAAGGTGAGGCAGCGCTAGTGGCTAAATTCAAGAAACTTTACGAGGACCTCACTGCTGGGTTCCGTGCCCTGGAGGATGAAACTCGTTAA